Part of the Candidatus Methanogranum gryphiswaldense genome, AAAATGGATGTGGGTGCAAACAACAATCCTTTCGGTGATCTTATCGGAGGACTGTTGGAATCTGCGATGCCACAAGTCATCGCTGGTAAGGACAAGGTCCATACGACACGTGTTCTCGCTGACGGTACTGAGGAGACCGTGGTATTCGAGCGTGCAGGCGACAAGATAAGGATGTTGGACAACAAGGCGCTTCAGAAGAGGAGCCAGTTGAATAAGAAATCCAATCAGAAGGTCCTTGTGAAATTCAATAGAGACCCATTCGTAATGGCCACAGGAGCATCGGAGACGGAGCTTCTGGGAGACGTAAGGCACGATCCTTACGGAGGTCATGAGAAATTGGGAACTCCCGCCTATGAAAGGGTCGTCGCAGGGTCTATTCACGAGGCACACGAGGGTGTGTTATTCATTGATGAGATATCCCATCTGGGAAATCTTCAGAGATTCATCCTCACTGCGATGCAGGATAAGAAATTCCCCATAGCAGGAAGGAATTCACAATCCGCAGGTGCCAGTGTCAAGGTCGACAATGTACCATGTGATTTCATACTCGTTGCAGCCTGCAATATTCAGGACCTGGAGAGCATATTGTCTCCACTGAGGTCAAGGATAATCGGTTGCGGATATGAGGTCCTAGTCGATGTCGCCATGCCAGATACCCCTCATAATCGTGCAAAGTATGCTCAATTCGTGGCACAAGAGATACAGATGGACGGTCGTATACCGCCAGCTACTATCGAGGCTGTAGAATTGATAATCGAAGAGGGGAAAAGACGCGCAAAGGCCGACAATCAACTTAACTCTTTGACCCTTAGGCTCAGAGAGATGGGCGGATTGATCAGGGCGGCCGGGGACATAGCAATGATGGAGAAATCCAAGTTTATCACTGCTGATCATATGAAAAAGGCTGAGAGAAGATCAAGGCCTGTCGAAGATCAGATCAAGGAGAAATACGGGTCCTATCAGAAGGG contains:
- a CDS encoding ATP-binding protein, with product MAKKKSVDVWEDVATLKSTADIQIPPDPLDRVLGQEEAIALAKIAAIQHRHLLLVGPPGTGKSMIARAISMNLPKPKQEIRVVKNPENSERPFLEVLNEDQVNEEEGIRAESVGKLLDPEKAPVNVAERLGYMCKYCKTYSSPNELMCPSCQKSKMDVGANNNPFGDLIGGLLESAMPQVIAGKDKVHTTRVLADGTEETVVFERAGDKIRMLDNKALQKRSQLNKKSNQKVLVKFNRDPFVMATGASETELLGDVRHDPYGGHEKLGTPAYERVVAGSIHEAHEGVLFIDEISHLGNLQRFILTAMQDKKFPIAGRNSQSAGASVKVDNVPCDFILVAACNIQDLESILSPLRSRIIGCGYEVLVDVAMPDTPHNRAKYAQFVAQEIQMDGRIPPATIEAVELIIEEGKRRAKADNQLNSLTLRLREMGGLIRAAGDIAMMEKSKFITADHMKKAERRSRPVEDQIKEKYGSYQKGVSKDSSKAQNEKSEYYLENEHIGDTMYS